The following proteins are encoded in a genomic region of Fusarium keratoplasticum isolate Fu6.1 chromosome 9, whole genome shotgun sequence:
- a CDS encoding Derlin: MSERVLAAYWATPAIARNLTTATVALTLLGSFGVIPSYYLFYHPSYLFQMPPHLWRPITGFLIAFERFPMGLLFDAYHLYSYCVQLETGNPRFPRKVDLIWYILLVCSWILMMDYLFGFNHLELLSGLILAMVYTATQDQRGQKAQYFFFTVPAQAVPFCMIAFSMLMLGGRPMIQLEGLLAAHMYDFLTRIYPEFGGGPVLLRVPAWLESIVRTPRTVKRTYGTAVRPSGPSTGSSTGAETGGPLPDSWKSRGKGHRLG; this comes from the exons GAATCTCACTACCGCCACCGTGGCGTTGACCTTGCTCGGCTCATTCGGCGTGATACCATCGTACTATCTGTTCTATCACCCTTCTTATCTCTTCcagatgcctcctcatctgTGGCGCCCCATCACGGGCTTCCTCATTGCCTTTGAACGTTTCCCAATGGGGCTGCTCTTTGATGCCTATCATCTGTACAGCTACTGCGTGCAGCTGGAGACCGGGAACCCTCGCTTCCCGCGCAAGGTTGACCTGATTTGGTACATTCTCCTTGTCTGCTCCTGGATTCTG ATGATGGATTACCTCTTCGGCTTCAACCATCTGGAGCTCCTGTCcggcctcatcctcgccatggTGTATACTGCGACCCAGGACCAACGCGGTCAGAAGGCTCAGTACTTTTTCTTCACCGTCCCCGCCCAGGCGGTCCCCTTCTGCATGATCGCCTTCAGTATGCTCATGCTGGGAGGAAGGCCCATGATCCAGCTTGAGGGTCTGCTTGCTGCGCATATGTACGACTTCCTCACCAGGATCTACCCCGAGTTTGGCGGCGGCCCAGTGCTTCTTCGAGTACCTGCCTGGCTTGAGTCCATTGTCCGGACGCCTAGAACCGTCAAGAGAACGTATGGCACCGCTGTCCGCCCTTCAGGTCCTTCCACTGGCAGCAGCACCGGCGCAGAGACAGGAGGGCCGCTCCCGGACTCGTGGAAGTCTCGTGGAAAGGGTCACCGACTGGGTTGA